In a single window of the Bos taurus isolate L1 Dominette 01449 registration number 42190680 breed Hereford chromosome 23, ARS-UCD2.0, whole genome shotgun sequence genome:
- the OR2M17 gene encoding olfactory receptor family 2 subfamily M member 17 yields MEWENQTFNPDFILMGIFNYTPTHIFLFSLVLGIFTMALLANTLMVLVIYLDTRLHTPMYFLLSQLSLMDLMVICTTVPKMAHSYLSGRKSISVAGCEAQIFFYVSLFGAECFLLAVMAYDRYVAICSPLQYHSLMNWKLCGLLAASSWFLGAFDGIVELAATLSFSYCGSREIAQFFCDVPALLHLSCTDTSTFETLIFICCVVMLLLPLSLIIISYTRVIITVIRMSSGEGRHKAFTTCTSHLIVVGMYYGAAMFIYMRPNSNRSPTQDKMVSTFYTILTPTLNPLIYSLRNKDVAKAFSKVLGKRKFREQIG; encoded by the coding sequence ATGGAGTGGGAGAATCAGACATTCAACCCTGACTTCATCTTGATGGGGATTTTTAATTACACGCCCACTCacatctttctcttctctctggtcCTGGGCATCTTCACAATGGCGCTCTTGGCAAACACTCTCATGGTCCTCGTCATCTATCTGGACACGCggctccacacccccatgtacttcctCCTCAGCCAGCTCTCCCTCATGGACCTCATGGTCATCTGCACCACTGTACCCAAGATGGCCCACAGCTACCTGTCTGGCAGGAAGTCCATTTCTGTAGCAGGATGTGAAGCCCAGATCTTTTTCTATGTGTCCCTATTTGGTGCTGAGTGCTTCTTGTTGGCtgtcatggcctatgaccgctatgttgcCATTTGCTCTCCTCTTCAGTACCACAGTCTCATGAACTGGAAACTTTGTGGACTCCTGGCTGCCTCTTCATGGTTCCTTGGTGCCTTTGATGGGATTGTTGAGTTAGCTGCTACTTTGTCTTTCTCCTATTGTGGATCCCGAGAAATAGCTCAGTTCTTCTGTGATGTCCCAGCACTCCTGCATCTCTCATGCACGGATACTTCCACATTCGAAACACTTATTTTCATCTGTTGTGTAGTAATGCTCCTCCTCCCTTTGTCACTCATCATCATCTCCTACACACGTGTAATTATAACCGTTATTCGCATGAGTTCTGGGGAGGGTCGGCACAAGGCTTTCACCACCTGTACTTCACATCTTATTGTTGTGGGGATGTATTATGGAGCAGCTATGTTCATATATATGAGACCCAATTCTAATCGATCCCCAACCCAGGATAAAATGGTATCGACCTTCTACACCATTCTCACTCCCACGCTGAATCCCCTTATATACAGTCTCCGGAACAAAGATGTGGCCAAAGCATTCAGTAAGGTACTAGGGAAGAGGAAATTTAGAGAACAAATTGGATAA